One Pararhizobium sp. IMCC3301 DNA segment encodes these proteins:
- a CDS encoding FAD-dependent oxidoreductase: protein MTETSPRHSAKHLIIGGGIIGCSIAYHLARSGEKDVVLLEKAALTEGATWHAAGLVGQLRSSRNTTRMLQRSVALYDRLEAETGLACDWKKVGSLRLAASQERLLEARRLATMARSFGLEMQIISPQEAKILFPYINTDGLTGAAYIPSDGHVDPASLCQSIAAGARMHGAQLRQGITVHDFEVSNGRITKVMTSGGDYEAETVTLASGMWSRELGHKLGLLIPACAVEHQYIVTEPIPGFPEGLPTLRDPDRLVYYKPDAGGRLVIGGYEDDTVPFGEHGIPGDFVRQLLPENLDRFEPLAAHAAQVTPIVNEVGIRQIINGPIPYSADGDFVMGPVPDFKNLMLATGFLYGIAAGGGAGEMIAEWLVEGRPGLDLWPLDVRRFGPHQGTRHYMYPRAVEHYAHHYKMRYPGQESSVARDLRKSPLYDRLKAKGAVYGAKNGWERPLWFAPQGVEPVDQLDFLKPGWKRFVAEEHKAVRSAVALVDQSSFSKFELVGQGALAALQRLAVSNMDKPIGSVIYTQLCNERGGIEADVTITRLALDHFYIITGAGFGVHDGDWIRRNLPPDGSVVLVEVTSGWAVINLCGPKARDVLQAASDDDVSNEAFPFATMQRLTIGAALLRAVRIGYVGELGWELHVPTEFAQHVYDLLWDAGQPFGIRDIGYRAIDTLRLEKAYLYWSADITPDYTPVEAGLAGRVHLKSKGDFLGRSVLQRQKQEGTDRKLCCFVCDADLPLFGGETILADGEVVSLATSAGYGTSVEKTIILGYLSGALAEREDFELEAMGELHKIRRVAAPLYDPDNERLKA, encoded by the coding sequence ATGACTGAAACATCTCCCCGGCATTCTGCCAAACATCTCATCATCGGCGGCGGCATCATTGGCTGTTCAATCGCCTATCATCTGGCCAGATCCGGTGAGAAGGATGTTGTGCTGCTGGAAAAAGCCGCGCTGACCGAAGGCGCGACATGGCATGCGGCCGGGTTGGTGGGGCAATTGCGTTCCAGCCGCAACACGACACGCATGCTGCAGCGCTCGGTGGCGCTGTATGACCGGCTGGAAGCGGAAACCGGCCTTGCCTGTGACTGGAAGAAAGTCGGAAGCCTGCGCCTTGCGGCGTCTCAGGAGCGGCTGCTGGAAGCCCGGCGGCTGGCCACCATGGCCCGGAGTTTCGGTCTGGAGATGCAGATTATCTCGCCGCAGGAGGCAAAAATCCTGTTTCCCTATATCAACACCGACGGGCTGACCGGGGCTGCCTATATTCCTTCCGATGGTCATGTCGATCCGGCGAGCCTGTGCCAGTCGATTGCTGCTGGTGCGCGGATGCATGGCGCGCAGCTTCGCCAGGGAATCACGGTGCATGATTTTGAAGTCAGCAATGGCCGAATTACAAAGGTGATGACCTCTGGCGGCGATTATGAGGCCGAAACTGTCACCCTTGCCAGTGGCATGTGGAGCCGGGAGTTGGGGCACAAACTTGGCCTGTTGATCCCGGCCTGCGCGGTGGAACACCAATATATCGTGACAGAGCCGATACCGGGCTTTCCCGAGGGGCTGCCGACATTGCGCGATCCGGACCGGCTGGTTTACTACAAGCCGGATGCCGGCGGCCGGCTGGTGATTGGCGGTTATGAGGACGACACGGTGCCGTTTGGCGAACACGGCATTCCGGGTGATTTTGTCCGCCAGTTGCTGCCGGAAAATCTCGACCGCTTTGAACCGCTGGCAGCCCATGCGGCGCAGGTCACGCCGATTGTCAATGAGGTCGGTATCCGCCAGATCATCAACGGCCCGATACCCTATTCGGCAGATGGCGACTTTGTCATGGGTCCGGTGCCGGATTTCAAGAACCTGATGCTGGCGACCGGGTTCCTCTACGGCATTGCTGCTGGTGGCGGCGCTGGCGAAATGATTGCCGAATGGCTGGTCGAAGGCCGGCCGGGACTGGATTTATGGCCTCTGGATGTGCGCCGCTTCGGGCCGCATCAGGGCACGCGCCATTACATGTATCCCCGCGCTGTGGAGCATTATGCACATCATTACAAAATGCGCTATCCGGGCCAGGAAAGCAGCGTTGCCCGCGATCTTCGCAAAAGCCCGCTCTATGACCGGTTAAAGGCTAAAGGAGCGGTTTACGGCGCGAAGAACGGCTGGGAACGACCGCTCTGGTTTGCACCGCAAGGTGTGGAGCCGGTCGATCAGCTGGATTTCCTGAAACCGGGCTGGAAACGGTTTGTCGCCGAGGAGCACAAGGCCGTGCGTAGCGCCGTAGCGCTGGTTGACCAGAGCAGTTTTTCAAAATTTGAACTGGTCGGGCAGGGCGCGCTTGCGGCGCTGCAGCGCCTTGCCGTGTCGAATATGGACAAGCCGATCGGGTCGGTGATCTATACCCAGCTTTGCAATGAGCGCGGCGGTATTGAGGCAGATGTCACGATTACGCGTCTTGCACTGGATCATTTTTACATCATCACCGGAGCCGGGTTCGGGGTTCATGATGGCGACTGGATCAGGCGCAATCTGCCGCCCGACGGCTCGGTGGTGCTGGTGGAAGTCACATCCGGCTGGGCGGTGATCAATCTGTGCGGCCCAAAGGCCAGAGACGTTCTGCAAGCTGCCAGCGACGATGATGTATCGAATGAGGCGTTTCCGTTTGCAACCATGCAGCGCCTGACCATCGGCGCTGCGCTGCTGCGCGCTGTCCGCATCGGATATGTCGGGGAACTGGGCTGGGAACTGCATGTGCCGACGGAATTTGCCCAGCATGTCTATGATCTGTTGTGGGATGCCGGCCAGCCGTTTGGCATTCGGGATATTGGCTACCGGGCGATTGACACGCTGAGGCTGGAAAAAGCCTATCTCTACTGGAGCGCCGATATCACGCCGGATTACACGCCGGTTGAGGCGGGTCTGGCCGGGCGGGTGCATTTGAAGTCGAAGGGAGATTTTCTCGGCCGTAGCGTTCTGCAACGCCAGAAGCAGGAGGGCACGGATCGCAAATTATGCTGCTTTGTGTGCGATGCGGACCTGCCGCTGTTTGGCGGGGAAACCATTCTGGCCGATGGTGAGGTTGTGTCTCTGGCGACCAGTGCCGGTTATGGCACAAGCGTGGAGAAAACCATCATTCTGGGGTATTTGTCAGGAGCTCTGGCGGAGCGGGAGGATTTCGAGCTTGAGGCTATGGGAGAGTTGCATAAGATCAGGCGCGTTGCCGCGCCGCTTTACGACCCGGACAATGAACGTCTGAAAGCATGA
- a CDS encoding choline kinase family protein produces MSEYTEIVQQALRNVPRFSQVSLNADQIVRLGGLTNLVHRVELDDETLIVRIPGKGTEDYIDRAVELHNARAAASAGVSAEVIWADAAAGLMISRCIDNIVTMTPDLFRSRAGAPQRAALAFRMLHQSGQIFRFRFELFSMIDDYLKILAGKDAQLPDGYFEIVEAAHPVKDVLSTNPAELAPCHCDPLCENFLDDGTRMWIVDWEYSGMNDPMWDLGDLSVEAEFSKEQDQAMMQAYFDGQPTDADFGRMIVYKAMCDLLWTLWGLIQHADNNPADDFWTYSVNRFERCKALMQSPEFAQQLDAIRTG; encoded by the coding sequence ATGAGCGAATATACCGAAATTGTTCAACAGGCGCTTCGCAATGTGCCGCGGTTTTCCCAGGTATCACTGAACGCCGATCAGATTGTCCGGCTTGGCGGTCTCACCAATCTGGTGCACCGGGTGGAGCTTGACGATGAAACACTCATTGTCCGCATTCCGGGAAAAGGCACCGAGGATTATATCGACCGGGCGGTGGAGTTGCACAATGCACGGGCCGCCGCATCTGCGGGCGTCTCGGCAGAGGTAATCTGGGCCGATGCGGCGGCCGGTCTGATGATCAGCCGGTGCATCGACAATATCGTCACCATGACGCCGGATTTGTTCCGCAGCCGGGCAGGTGCGCCGCAGCGCGCAGCGCTGGCATTCAGGATGCTGCATCAATCCGGCCAAATTTTCCGGTTCCGCTTCGAGCTGTTCTCGATGATTGATGACTATCTGAAGATACTGGCCGGAAAGGATGCTCAACTGCCGGATGGCTATTTTGAAATTGTTGAAGCGGCACACCCGGTGAAAGACGTTCTCTCGACCAATCCAGCGGAACTTGCACCGTGTCATTGCGATCCGCTTTGCGAAAATTTCCTCGATGATGGCACACGCATGTGGATCGTCGACTGGGAGTATTCCGGCATGAATGACCCGATGTGGGATCTGGGAGATCTGTCGGTCGAGGCCGAATTCAGCAAGGAGCAGGACCAGGCGATGATGCAGGCCTATTTCGATGGCCAGCCGACGGACGCGGACTTTGGCCGCATGATCGTCTACAAGGCGATGTGTGATCTGTTATGGACGCTGTGGGGCCTGATTCAGCATGCCGACAACAACCCGGCGGATGATTTCTGGACCTATTCTGTCAACCGGTTTGAACGCTGC